A window from Gemmatimonadales bacterium encodes these proteins:
- a CDS encoding peptidylprolyl isomerase, with translation MMQAFRNAAKPLMVVVAFTFFAWLVLDLSGITGGTGLLTKTAVGKVNGQSIDARTYQTVVQQNIDARQRQAPGALGMEEYAQIRDEVWEQFVQTSVLQAEYRRRGITVSEDEIVQALRTSPPPEFQKIPEFQTDSQFDMAKYQRWLTSSVAEQYLPALESQYREQLLRSKLLRVVTADVYLSDAALWEQYRDEHEMVKVSLTAVVPKNVIPDSTVKLTDAEIQAYYKAHQSDFKRPATAFLSFVALPRLTTAADTAAARARADSLRQEIAGGAPFADVARRESSDSVSAARGGDLDEWTRGSMDPAFDSAAFKLPLNTVSQPVLSQFGFHLIEITSRKGNKAKGRHVLIPIQVSGAHRDKLDAEADSLERLGADHADPAALDTAARALKLPIGRSGPVQEGTKVQLGRLVVPDAGVWAFQAKPGATSPVIESTIAFYVFRLDSLQPEGVPPLAQIRSAVEYTARNDKKLALGRKVAQDYLKRVESGASLADAAAAMKVPNQEFGPFSRINPPLTNPVVVGTAFGLDSGQTSGLLDTKEGIYVVQSLQHTKADSAKFVKELDEYRGRMINLARQERVRSYLSALREAAKVVDDRKQVLRSAPAGQQT, from the coding sequence ATGATGCAAGCGTTCCGCAATGCCGCCAAGCCGCTCATGGTGGTGGTCGCCTTCACCTTCTTCGCCTGGCTGGTGCTCGACTTGAGCGGCATCACCGGCGGCACCGGGCTGCTCACCAAGACCGCCGTCGGCAAGGTCAATGGGCAGAGCATCGATGCCCGGACCTATCAGACGGTGGTCCAGCAGAACATCGACGCCCGCCAGCGCCAGGCGCCGGGCGCGCTCGGCATGGAGGAATACGCTCAGATCCGGGACGAGGTCTGGGAGCAATTCGTGCAGACCAGCGTGCTGCAGGCCGAGTACCGGCGCCGGGGCATCACCGTGTCGGAGGACGAGATCGTCCAGGCGCTCAGGACCTCGCCGCCGCCCGAGTTCCAGAAGATTCCCGAGTTCCAGACCGACAGCCAGTTCGACATGGCCAAGTATCAGCGCTGGCTCACCTCCAGCGTTGCCGAGCAGTATCTGCCGGCGCTGGAGAGCCAGTATCGCGAGCAGCTGCTGCGCTCCAAGCTGCTGCGGGTGGTGACAGCCGACGTCTACCTCTCCGACGCGGCCCTCTGGGAGCAGTACCGTGACGAGCACGAGATGGTGAAGGTCTCCCTCACCGCCGTCGTGCCCAAGAACGTCATCCCCGACTCGACGGTCAAGCTCACCGACGCGGAGATCCAGGCTTACTACAAGGCGCACCAGAGCGACTTCAAGCGCCCGGCCACCGCCTTCCTGAGCTTCGTCGCGCTCCCCCGCTTGACCACTGCCGCCGATACCGCCGCCGCGCGGGCACGGGCGGATTCGCTGCGCCAGGAGATCGCCGGCGGCGCGCCGTTCGCCGACGTGGCCCGGCGGGAATCGTCCGACAGCGTGAGCGCTGCCCGCGGCGGCGACCTCGATGAATGGACCCGAGGCTCCATGGATCCGGCGTTCGACTCAGCCGCCTTCAAGCTCCCGCTCAACACCGTCTCACAGCCGGTGCTGTCTCAGTTCGGCTTCCATCTGATCGAGATCACCAGCCGGAAGGGAAACAAGGCGAAGGGCCGCCATGTCCTGATCCCGATCCAGGTGTCCGGGGCGCACCGCGACAAGCTCGACGCCGAGGCCGATAGCCTGGAGCGGCTGGGGGCCGACCACGCCGACCCCGCGGCGCTCGACACCGCGGCCCGTGCGCTCAAGCTTCCCATCGGACGGTCGGGACCGGTCCAGGAGGGCACCAAGGTCCAGCTCGGGCGCCTGGTGGTGCCCGACGCCGGCGTCTGGGCGTTCCAGGCCAAGCCTGGCGCCACCAGCCCGGTCATCGAGAGCACGATAGCCTTTTATGTCTTCCGTCTCGACAGCCTGCAGCCGGAGGGCGTGCCTCCACTGGCGCAAATCCGCTCGGCGGTCGAATACACCGCCCGGAACGACAAGAAGCTGGCGTTAGGACGCAAGGTAGCCCAGGACTACCTCAAGCGGGTCGAGTCGGGCGCCAGCCTGGCCGATGCCGCGGCCGCCATGAAGGTGCCGAACCAGGAGTTCGGGCCGTTCTCCCGAATCAACCCACCGCTCACCAATCCCGTGGTGGTCGGCACGGCATTCGGTCTGGATAGCGGTCAGACCAGTGGCCTGCTCGACACCAAGGAAGGGATCTACGTCGTCCAGTCGCTCCAGCACACCAAGGCAGACTCGGCCAAGTTCGTGAAGGAGCTGGATGAGTATCGCGGGCGGATGATCAATCTGGCCCGGCAGGAGCGGGTGCGGAGCTACCTGAGCGCGTTGCGGGAGGCGGCCAAGGTGGTCGACGACCGGAAGCAGGTCCTGCGTTCGGCACCGGCGGGCCAGCAGACGTAG
- a CDS encoding tetratricopeptide repeat protein: MAISEIEKLERRYAENPQGLTFAPLAEVHRKNGDVARALELLRSGLELHPDYIPASIVLGRCHLDLGDLPAAETAFTHVLNLDGENVIALKALADINERLFRFDDAERWLDTLISVDRSNDEARDQLERVEASRRQAEQASSADPDAARPAAEASDAVSDAVSIEPSPSDSPPAEASEVPAASVADETMPLGLEELVRPPEEAELLPEGLELDQPVTMDEAVAPLAGLVGRDEVDEPEVAESVAETVAESAADIDADGFQVELSEEIVLRSAGGGEFQVPNAADELRSATAPQERFRAEAPEPEPEPEAVEVADAPEAAPFQTALAEAPASEAVERAEPIEAAPPPPPAPSPEPAPPSAPPRLAYAARDTQGQSVAEFFRGMLAARLPAAGVSSPKRVDAPAAGPPAEEVEGAPTRPAHDSLSLSSVFGDEGTPTPPAMPVPAASAPPPPTAGAVSFDQFYSQPDRGDTPRPVRAPDNKSDDLDQFHAWLQNLKR; this comes from the coding sequence ATGGCCATAAGCGAGATCGAAAAGCTCGAACGAAGGTACGCCGAAAACCCGCAGGGGCTCACCTTCGCGCCGCTCGCCGAGGTCCACCGGAAGAACGGGGATGTCGCTCGCGCGCTCGAGCTGCTCCGGTCGGGTCTCGAGCTGCACCCCGATTACATCCCGGCCAGCATCGTGCTGGGACGGTGTCACCTCGATCTGGGAGACCTGCCGGCCGCGGAGACGGCGTTTACCCACGTGCTCAACCTCGACGGCGAGAACGTCATCGCGCTCAAGGCCCTGGCCGACATCAACGAGCGCCTGTTCCGCTTCGACGATGCGGAGCGCTGGCTGGACACCTTGATCTCGGTGGACCGGAGCAACGACGAGGCTCGCGATCAGCTCGAGCGGGTGGAAGCCTCGCGCCGTCAGGCCGAGCAGGCGTCCTCGGCGGATCCGGACGCCGCTCGCCCGGCGGCGGAGGCCAGCGACGCCGTTTCGGACGCCGTTTCGATAGAGCCGAGCCCGTCCGACTCGCCCCCAGCGGAGGCGTCGGAGGTACCGGCGGCCTCGGTAGCCGACGAGACGATGCCGCTCGGCCTGGAAGAGCTGGTCCGCCCGCCCGAGGAAGCCGAGCTACTGCCCGAGGGGCTCGAGCTGGACCAGCCGGTCACCATGGACGAAGCCGTGGCACCGCTCGCGGGACTGGTCGGCCGGGATGAGGTCGACGAGCCTGAGGTTGCCGAGAGCGTGGCGGAGACCGTGGCGGAAAGCGCGGCGGACATCGATGCCGACGGATTTCAGGTGGAGCTGAGCGAAGAGATCGTGCTGCGGAGCGCGGGCGGCGGTGAGTTTCAAGTGCCCAACGCGGCGGATGAGCTGCGGAGTGCGACGGCCCCGCAGGAGAGGTTTCGCGCGGAAGCGCCGGAGCCCGAACCGGAGCCAGAGGCCGTCGAGGTAGCGGACGCGCCCGAGGCCGCTCCGTTCCAAACCGCCCTGGCCGAAGCCCCGGCCAGCGAGGCCGTCGAGCGCGCGGAACCGATCGAGGCCGCGCCCCCGCCGCCGCCGGCACCATCACCGGAGCCAGCTCCACCATCGGCTCCGCCTCGGCTGGCGTATGCCGCGAGGGACACCCAGGGTCAGTCGGTGGCGGAGTTCTTCCGCGGCATGCTGGCCGCGCGACTACCCGCGGCGGGCGTCTCCTCGCCCAAGCGGGTGGATGCGCCGGCGGCCGGGCCGCCGGCCGAAGAAGTAGAAGGGGCCCCCACCCGGCCGGCCCACGACTCGCTCTCTTTGAGCTCGGTCTTCGGCGACGAGGGGACGCCCACCCCGCCAGCCATGCCGGTTCCCGCCGCGAGCGCGCCTCCGCCTCCGACCGCCGGAGCCGTTTCCTTCGACCAGTTCTACAGCCAGCCCGACCGCGGCGACACTCCACGACCCGTGCGGGCGCCCGACAATAAAAGCGACGATCTGGACCAGTTCCACGCCTGGTTGCAGAATCTCAAGCGCTGA
- the aroQ gene encoding type II 3-dehydroquinate dehydratase — protein sequence MRIAVLNGPNLNLLGQREPEVYGRTTLAEIEALVREAAREHGVDLEWFQTNHEGALVDAVQGLRGRVDGALINAAALTHSSLALRDALLAVRVPFVELHLSNIFAREPERRHSMIADLALGMVTGFGAQSYILALEALMGRLRAA from the coding sequence ATGCGGATCGCCGTGCTCAACGGCCCCAACCTCAACCTGCTGGGTCAGCGGGAGCCGGAGGTCTACGGTCGCACGACCTTGGCGGAGATCGAGGCCCTGGTGCGCGAAGCCGCACGAGAGCACGGGGTCGATCTCGAGTGGTTTCAGACCAATCACGAGGGCGCGCTGGTGGACGCCGTCCAAGGGTTGCGCGGCCGGGTGGACGGGGCCCTCATCAATGCCGCGGCACTGACCCACTCCAGCCTGGCGCTGCGGGATGCGCTCCTGGCGGTGCGGGTCCCCTTCGTCGAGCTCCACCTCTCCAACATCTTCGCCCGGGAGCCGGAGCGGCGGCACTCGATGATCGCGGACCTGGCGCTGGGGATGGTGACCGGCTTTGGCGCCCAGAGCTACATCCTGGCGCTCGAGGCCTTGATGGGCCGGCTGCGTGCTGCCTGA
- a CDS encoding aminopeptidase P family protein: protein MLPDRRAERQTALRAALAGEGLDGLLLTHLPNIRYLTGFTGSAAMLLVRADATILITDFRYATQAPGEAGAAAVVEVDQKSVWERLGRVLSAAPMETLGIEGHSLTVRDAERVSGLTRARVVPTADLVERLRMIKAPEEVAAIESAAALAQDALAEVLPSVRTGQTELDVAAALEGALRRRGSEWHPFPTIVASGPRSALPHARTSGRVLGRGEWLLLDFGAQVDGYCADLTRTLVVGARADERQRTIHELVQTAQRRAVDHLRAGMTGREGDALAREVIAARGFGDAFGHSLGHGLGLEVHEAPRLAPTADSPLPEHAVVTVEPGVYLPGWGGVRLEDDVYLGPDGPRRLSDGRTELVELV from the coding sequence GTGCTGCCTGACCGGCGCGCCGAACGCCAGACGGCGCTGAGGGCGGCACTCGCGGGCGAGGGACTGGACGGCCTGCTGCTGACCCACCTCCCGAACATTCGCTACCTGACCGGATTTACCGGGTCGGCGGCGATGCTACTGGTCCGGGCCGATGCCACGATCCTCATCACCGATTTCCGCTATGCCACCCAGGCTCCCGGCGAAGCCGGCGCGGCCGCGGTGGTCGAAGTCGATCAGAAGAGCGTCTGGGAGCGACTGGGCCGGGTGCTGTCGGCGGCGCCGATGGAGACGCTCGGAATCGAAGGCCATTCGCTCACGGTGCGCGACGCCGAGCGGGTGAGCGGGCTGACTCGTGCGCGGGTGGTGCCCACGGCGGATCTGGTGGAACGCCTGCGGATGATCAAGGCGCCGGAGGAGGTCGCGGCGATCGAGTCTGCCGCCGCCCTGGCGCAGGACGCGCTGGCGGAAGTGCTCCCGAGTGTCCGGACCGGCCAGACGGAGCTGGACGTGGCCGCTGCGCTGGAAGGAGCGCTCCGGCGGCGGGGGAGCGAGTGGCATCCCTTTCCGACCATCGTGGCCTCGGGTCCGCGGTCGGCGCTCCCGCACGCCCGGACCAGCGGCCGGGTGCTGGGCCGGGGCGAGTGGCTGCTGCTCGATTTCGGCGCCCAGGTGGATGGCTACTGCGCCGATCTCACCCGGACCCTGGTGGTCGGAGCCCGCGCCGACGAGCGCCAGCGCACCATTCATGAGCTGGTGCAAACCGCTCAGCGCCGAGCGGTGGACCATCTCCGGGCCGGCATGACCGGACGGGAGGGCGACGCGCTGGCCCGTGAGGTCATCGCGGCGCGAGGCTTCGGCGACGCCTTCGGCCACTCACTGGGTCACGGCCTCGGGCTCGAGGTCCACGAGGCGCCCCGGCTGGCGCCCACAGCCGACAGCCCCCTGCCGGAGCATGCGGTGGTCACGGTCGAGCCGGGTGTCTATCTTCCGGGCTGGGGTGGAGTGCGGCTGGAGGACGACGTCTATCTCGGTCCCGATGGTCCCCGTCGCCTGTCAGACGGGCGGACCGAGCTCGTCGAACTGGTCTAG
- the efp gene encoding elongation factor P, translated as MATTADFKNGLVLEIDGHLLQMVYFQHVKPGKGGAFVRTKLKNIRTGAVLERTFNAGERVTDVRLERRPIQFSYADGHFYHFMDQQTFDDIMLTEDLIGTDQLRYLKEGMECEGLVHDDRVILVDLPFFVELAVTRTDPGVRGDTATGATKPATLETGATVQVPLFIEEGQVIRVDRREDKYLTRV; from the coding sequence GTGGCGACGACGGCCGATTTCAAGAATGGGCTGGTGCTGGAGATCGACGGGCACCTGCTCCAGATGGTGTACTTCCAGCACGTGAAGCCGGGGAAAGGCGGGGCGTTCGTACGCACCAAGCTCAAGAACATCCGGACCGGGGCCGTGCTGGAGCGCACCTTCAACGCGGGTGAGCGAGTGACCGACGTCCGGCTGGAGCGGCGTCCGATCCAGTTCTCCTACGCCGACGGGCACTTCTACCACTTCATGGACCAGCAGACCTTCGACGATATCATGCTGACCGAGGACCTCATCGGGACCGATCAGCTGCGCTACCTCAAGGAAGGCATGGAATGCGAGGGGCTGGTGCACGACGACCGGGTGATCCTGGTCGATCTGCCGTTCTTCGTCGAGCTCGCGGTCACCCGAACCGATCCAGGGGTTCGGGGTGACACCGCCACCGGGGCGACCAAACCGGCCACCCTGGAAACCGGCGCCACGGTGCAGGTCCCGCTCTTCATCGAGGAGGGCCAAGTGATCCGGGTCGATCGCCGCGAAGACAAGTACCTCACCCGCGTATGA
- the accB gene encoding acetyl-CoA carboxylase biotin carboxyl carrier protein codes for MTPQEMKQLAELLQTVPGIKSIELQDVQGLAQLLRESPEIGSIEVKGWFGTGVVITRTSAAPAAAPPPPAYHPPALPPGPAPEAREASRGSVVAALKEIKSPMVGTFYKSPEPGAESYVKPGSRITPGQTVCIIEAMKIMNEIEAEIAGVIREISVEDGQPVEFGQVLFRVDPHG; via the coding sequence ATGACGCCCCAGGAGATGAAGCAGTTGGCCGAGCTGCTGCAGACGGTCCCGGGCATCAAGTCGATCGAGCTCCAGGATGTGCAGGGGCTGGCGCAGCTGCTGCGCGAATCGCCCGAGATCGGGTCGATCGAAGTGAAGGGCTGGTTCGGGACCGGCGTCGTCATCACCCGTACTTCGGCGGCGCCGGCGGCCGCGCCGCCGCCCCCGGCGTACCACCCCCCGGCGCTCCCGCCTGGTCCGGCGCCGGAAGCCCGGGAGGCCTCCCGCGGGTCGGTGGTGGCCGCGCTCAAGGAGATCAAGTCCCCCATGGTCGGCACCTTCTACAAATCCCCTGAGCCTGGGGCCGAGTCCTATGTGAAGCCGGGCAGCCGGATCACTCCCGGGCAGACCGTCTGCATCATCGAGGCGATGAAGATCATGAACGAGATCGAGGCCGAGATCGCCGGGGTCATCCGGGAGATCAGCGTGGAAGACGGGCAGCCGGTCGAGTTCGGCCAGGTGCTCTTCCGGGTCGATCCCCATGGCTGA
- a CDS encoding PilT/PilU family type 4a pilus ATPase, translating into MAEPAGAAPAATATFNFKQTIGQMVQKNASDLLLKVGRPPTVRLNGELQSLEMPPVKPEDLKLLAEQVMTPRQVKEFAEKKEADFAIGVPGVGRFRTNIYQQRGTLAFAFRAIPYEVKTIEELHLPKVLEEIALKPRGLILVTGITGSGKSTALAAMINHVNQNRRVNVITIEDPIEFLHRDVMSNISQREVGSDTLSFASALRHVLRQDPDVILVGEIRDTETLDTALKAADTGHLVFSTLHTTDATQTLNRIISFYPPYQHQEIRMLLATALQAVVSLRLVPRADGRGRVPAAEVLINTAAVADNIRDIEKALNIPDLIAEGTVSYGMQSFDQSLMRWFKDGMISYESALFYSTNPSEFALRVSGVDSASDRTFTEITGDSSAARSLDLTP; encoded by the coding sequence ATGGCTGAGCCCGCCGGTGCGGCGCCTGCCGCCACTGCCACCTTCAACTTCAAGCAGACCATCGGCCAGATGGTCCAGAAGAACGCGTCCGACCTCCTGCTCAAGGTCGGCCGGCCGCCGACCGTGCGACTCAACGGCGAGCTGCAGTCCCTGGAAATGCCGCCGGTCAAGCCGGAGGATCTCAAGCTGCTGGCGGAGCAGGTGATGACGCCGCGGCAGGTGAAGGAGTTCGCGGAGAAGAAGGAGGCGGATTTCGCCATCGGGGTGCCGGGCGTGGGCCGCTTCCGCACCAACATCTATCAGCAGCGCGGCACGCTGGCATTCGCCTTCCGGGCCATCCCGTACGAGGTGAAGACCATCGAAGAGCTGCACCTGCCCAAGGTGCTGGAGGAGATCGCGCTCAAGCCGCGCGGGCTGATCCTGGTTACCGGAATCACCGGCTCGGGCAAGTCAACGGCGCTGGCGGCGATGATCAATCACGTGAATCAGAATCGCCGGGTGAACGTGATCACCATCGAAGACCCGATCGAGTTCCTCCACCGGGACGTGATGTCTAACATCTCGCAGCGCGAGGTCGGCAGCGACACGCTCTCCTTCGCCTCCGCGCTCCGGCACGTCCTCCGGCAGGACCCCGACGTGATCCTGGTGGGCGAGATCCGCGACACCGAGACCCTGGACACCGCCCTCAAGGCCGCCGATACCGGGCACCTGGTGTTCTCCACCCTCCACACCACCGACGCCACCCAGACGCTCAACCGCATCATCTCGTTCTACCCGCCCTACCAGCATCAGGAGATCCGGATGCTGCTGGCCACGGCGCTCCAGGCCGTGGTCTCGCTCCGGCTGGTGCCGCGGGCCGACGGCCGCGGGCGGGTGCCGGCCGCCGAGGTGCTGATCAACACCGCCGCGGTGGCGGACAACATCCGCGACATCGAGAAGGCCCTCAACATCCCCGACCTCATCGCCGAGGGGACGGTCTCCTACGGCATGCAGTCGTTCGACCAGTCGCTCATGCGCTGGTTCAAGGACGGGATGATCTCCTACGAGAGCGCGCTGTTCTATTCGACCAACCCGAGCGAGTTCGCCCTCCGGGTCTCGGGCGTCGACTCCGCGTCCGATCGCACCTTCACCGAGATCACCGGCGACTCGTCGGCAGCCCGCTCGCTGGACCTGACACCCTGA
- the accC gene encoding acetyl-CoA carboxylase biotin carboxylase subunit, whose product MFRKVLIANRGEIALRVIRACRELGIETVAVYSEADRESLHVRFADDDVCIGPPPSRASYLRIPHLIAAAEITGADAIHPGYGFLAENAEFADTCRASNITFIGPTGDQIRQMGDKATARRLAQEATVPTVPGSPGTIDDPDDALLFATQIGFPVIIKATAGGGGKGMRIAPDPESFSQLFGLAQNEALSAFGNGAVYVEKYLEHPRHVEIQVMGDAFGRVVHLGERDCSIQRRHQKLVEESPSPALDMELRGRMGDAAVALASNIGYCGAGTIEFLLDTDGQFYFMEMNTRIQVEHPVTEMVTSFDLVKEQIRVAAGEPIGFQGDGRRLRGHAIECRINAEDPYRGFQPSPGLITAYHPPGGPGVRVDTHVYAGYAVPPYYDSLLAKVIVHGNDRAEALTRMGQALDSFILEGVTTTIPFLARVIRHPDFVAGAVDTRFLEREPQLLRPET is encoded by the coding sequence ATGTTCCGGAAGGTATTGATCGCGAACCGCGGGGAGATCGCCTTGCGGGTCATTCGCGCGTGCCGCGAGCTCGGCATCGAGACGGTGGCCGTGTACAGCGAGGCCGACCGCGAATCGCTGCACGTGCGCTTCGCCGATGACGACGTGTGCATCGGCCCGCCGCCGAGCCGGGCGTCCTACCTGCGGATCCCCCACCTGATCGCCGCCGCCGAGATCACCGGGGCGGACGCCATCCACCCGGGTTACGGCTTCCTGGCGGAGAACGCCGAGTTCGCCGACACCTGCCGCGCGTCCAACATCACCTTCATCGGCCCCACCGGCGACCAGATCCGGCAGATGGGCGACAAGGCCACGGCCCGCCGGCTGGCGCAGGAGGCCACCGTTCCCACGGTGCCCGGGTCTCCCGGCACGATCGACGACCCGGACGACGCCCTGTTGTTCGCCACCCAGATCGGCTTCCCGGTGATCATCAAGGCGACCGCCGGCGGCGGCGGCAAAGGGATGCGGATCGCGCCGGACCCGGAGAGCTTCAGTCAGCTGTTCGGCCTGGCGCAGAACGAGGCGCTCTCCGCGTTCGGCAACGGTGCGGTCTACGTGGAGAAATATCTGGAGCACCCGCGGCACGTCGAGATCCAGGTCATGGGCGACGCGTTCGGCAGAGTGGTCCATCTGGGCGAGCGCGACTGCTCCATTCAGCGGCGGCATCAGAAGCTGGTCGAGGAGAGTCCCAGCCCGGCGCTCGACATGGAGCTGCGCGGACGCATGGGCGATGCCGCCGTGGCGCTGGCCTCCAACATCGGCTACTGTGGGGCGGGCACGATCGAGTTCCTGCTCGATACCGACGGGCAGTTCTATTTCATGGAGATGAACACCCGGATCCAAGTGGAGCACCCGGTCACCGAGATGGTGACCAGCTTCGACCTGGTCAAGGAGCAGATCCGGGTGGCCGCGGGCGAGCCGATCGGATTCCAGGGCGACGGGCGCCGGCTGCGCGGGCACGCCATCGAGTGCCGGATCAACGCCGAGGATCCCTACCGCGGCTTCCAGCCGTCGCCGGGGCTGATCACGGCGTACCATCCGCCGGGCGGCCCCGGAGTCCGGGTCGATACCCACGTCTATGCGGGCTATGCGGTGCCGCCGTACTACGACTCGCTGCTGGCCAAGGTCATCGTGCACGGCAACGATCGCGCGGAGGCGCTGACCCGGATGGGTCAGGCGCTCGACAGCTTCATCCTCGAGGGTGTGACCACCACGATTCCCTTTCTCGCCCGGGTGATCCGCCACCCTGACTTCGTGGCCGGCGCGGTGGACACCCGATTCCTCGAGCGGGAGCCGCAGCTGCTCAGACCAGAGACATGA
- a CDS encoding 2-phosphosulfolactate phosphatase, with the protein MRLDVLFTPVGLIPAEVQGRTVFVLDILRATTAMCAALTRGAKAMIPVASTEEALRLAQTIGSADVLLAGEKNCVRIPGFHLGNSPLEMTESAVRGKTIIITTTNGTKALLACQGAAAVYPACAANLSLAAEKAREALERDGDLLVVCAGRDGAFSLDDAYCAGRLVAAVLGDRRPRRWLSDAGIASLDLVRRYGDNWERPLAYSRAGRELIKLGFRDDVVDAAHLDAYPVLPYFHERRVTLAPVPV; encoded by the coding sequence ATGAGGCTCGACGTCCTCTTCACTCCAGTCGGACTGATCCCCGCCGAGGTGCAGGGCCGGACCGTGTTCGTGCTGGACATCCTCCGCGCCACCACCGCGATGTGCGCGGCGCTGACCCGCGGCGCCAAGGCGATGATCCCGGTGGCATCCACCGAGGAGGCGCTCCGCCTGGCACAGACCATCGGGAGCGCGGACGTGCTGCTCGCGGGAGAGAAGAACTGCGTGCGGATTCCCGGCTTTCACCTGGGGAACAGCCCGCTGGAGATGACCGAGTCCGCGGTGCGGGGGAAGACCATCATCATCACCACCACCAACGGGACCAAGGCCCTGCTCGCCTGCCAGGGCGCGGCCGCCGTCTACCCCGCGTGTGCCGCTAATCTGAGCCTGGCCGCGGAGAAGGCGCGCGAGGCCCTGGAGCGCGATGGCGACCTGCTGGTGGTATGTGCGGGTCGGGACGGCGCCTTCTCGCTGGATGACGCCTACTGCGCCGGCAGGCTGGTGGCCGCGGTGCTGGGCGACCGGCGACCCCGGCGGTGGTTGAGCGACGCGGGCATCGCCAGCCTCGACCTGGTGCGCCGGTACGGCGACAACTGGGAGCGCCCGCTGGCCTACAGCCGGGCCGGCCGGGAGCTGATCAAGCTGGGCTTTCGGGACGACGTCGTCGACGCGGCCCACCTCGACGCCTACCCGGTCCTGCCGTATTTCCACGAACGCCGGGTGACGCTCGCGCCAGTGCCGGTATGA